In Defluviimonas aquaemixtae, the sequence CGGTCGCCCCACTTGTCGAGCGTGCCGATGACGTCGGCTCCGCCGCAATGCAGATGACCCTTGTCTCAGTGCAGCGCCACCTCGGGCGACGAGCCCTCCACCAGCCGGTCGATGTCTTCGGCATCCTCGATCATCGAGCCCATGTGATGATGACACGAAAGCGTCATCTCCTCACCCGCCGTCCACTTTGCCAGTTCCGAGAGGTTGGCGGCGTAGGCCAGTGCCTCGTCTCGCGCGAGCTTCGGGCGGTCGTTGGCCGGCGTGGTTAGGTTGCCCTGCACGGTGTTGGAGCATTCCGCGTAGACGATGCAGGGCGCGTCGAGTGCCACGAACTGCTCGACCTGCTGGCGGATGGTAACCCTCTAGTCGTCGAGCGAGGCCACCATCAGGTTGCCCGCGCACCAGCCACCGCAGACAACCGGTCCCATGCTTCACTTGATTGCCTAGCCTAGGTGCTGTGGCGCTGTCGAAATTCCTCAGCGCTCCCCAACCTTTGCGGGTATTTGGTTGGTATGGCCGTATTACGGCAACATGGGCCCAAGCAAGCACCTGGATAGCATGCAAATTCGCCTTCCAACTCAGAAAAACGGAAGCGCCTGGGGCCGCTAGTGGTCGGGCCAAACTAGCTGCGAACGCCGTCCCTATCGAAGAGCATCTGATGTCGCTCGGACCAGCTCATGCCGACTTCGGCACCCTCCGAAGGGATTGAATCTTTTCCGTCGAGTTTCACAGTGACGACCTGGCCATTTGCAATCCGAAGATGCACCAAGGTCTCGGCACCCAGCGCTTCGGCATAGAGAACGTCTCCCCGGATTTTCGGGTTGGCCTCCGAAATCTCCAAATGCTCCGGTCTGATGCCAAGTCTGGTCCCTTTTGGCGCATCGACACCGATATCGCTCGCTTCGATGAAATTCGTCGGCGGGGAGCCGATGAAACCTGCAACGAATTCGGTGGCGGGATTGGCGTAGACGTCGAGAGGGGCGCCGATTTGATCCGCTCGCCCCGCATTCATCACGATCATTCGGTCGGCCAGCGTCATCGCCTCCACCTGATCGTGCGTGACATAGAGCGCGGTGACACCCAGTTCGCGCTGTAGCTGCTTGATCTCCAGGCGCATCTGCACACGGAGCTTCGCGTCGAGATTCGACAGCGGCTCATCGAACAGGAATACTGCCGGTTTCCGCACGATGGCCCGCCCCATTGCGACGCGCTGCCGCTGCCCGCCCGACAACTCGCGCGGGCGGCGTTTCAGATACGGCTCCAGCTGCAGGAGCTTTGCCGCCTGTCCGACCCTCTCGCGGATTTCGTCCTTGGCCTTGCCCGCTATCTTGAGCCCGTAAGCCATATTGTCGAAGACCGACATGTGCGGATACAGCGCGTAGTTCTGGAACACCATCGCGATATCGCGGTCCATCGGCTCCTTCTCGTTGACGCGCTTTCCATCGATCCGAACCTCCCCCGCGGTTACCCTCTCCAGCCCCGCGACCATCCGAAGGAGTGTGGATTTCCCGCAGCCGGACGGCCCGACAATGACGATGAACTCGCCGTCTTGGACGTCGATATCGACCCCGTGGATCACTTCGGTCTGGCCAAAGCTCTTGCGAATTCCGTCCAGCGTTACCGTCGCCATGCTATTTCTCACTGTCCACAAGGCCGCGGATGAAAAGCTTCTGCATCGAGATCACGACCAGAATCGGCGGCAACATGGCCAGTATCGAGGTCGCCATGATCACCGGCCAGTCCGCGATGTCGTCTCCGCTCGGAAACATCTGCTTGATGCCCATGACGATGGTGTTCATGTCCGGGTCGGTGGTGATCAGCAACGGCCAGAGGTACTGGTTCCAGCCGTAGATGAAGAGGATGACGAACAGTGCCGCGATGTTCGTCCGGCTCATAGGCAGGAGGATGTCCCAGAAGAAGCGCATCGGCCGCGCCCCATCGACCCGCGCGGCCTCGGCCAGTTCATCGG encodes:
- the ugpC gene encoding sn-glycerol-3-phosphate ABC transporter ATP-binding protein UgpC, whose product is MATVTLDGIRKSFGQTEVIHGVDIDVQDGEFIVIVGPSGCGKSTLLRMVAGLERVTAGEVRIDGKRVNEKEPMDRDIAMVFQNYALYPHMSVFDNMAYGLKIAGKAKDEIRERVGQAAKLLQLEPYLKRRPRELSGGQRQRVAMGRAIVRKPAVFLFDEPLSNLDAKLRVQMRLEIKQLQRELGVTALYVTHDQVEAMTLADRMIVMNAGRADQIGAPLDVYANPATEFVAGFIGSPPTNFIEASDIGVDAPKGTRLGIRPEHLEISEANPKIRGDVLYAEALGAETLVHLRIANGQVVTVKLDGKDSIPSEGAEVGMSWSERHQMLFDRDGVRS